The Nothobranchius furzeri strain GRZ-AD chromosome 8, NfurGRZ-RIMD1, whole genome shotgun sequence genome includes a region encoding these proteins:
- the LOC107388743 gene encoding ELAV-like protein 1 isoform X1 yields MALRRGHIRYLKVCEVQPSQSDLQLASKGAAVKELYDNDFTEQMMEEEDSRTNLIVNYLPQSMSQDELRSLFSSVGVVESAKLIRDKVAGHSLGYGFVNFVNHSDAERAISTLNGLRLQSKTIKVSFARPSSDMIKDANLYISSLPRTVSQQDLEDMFAPFGRIINSRVLVDQASGLSRGVAFIRFDKRAEAEDAIKHLNGHVPPGSSEPIIVKFAANPNQGRNSPMMSQAYHGQSRRFGGPVHHQAHRFRFSPMSVDHMSEGGGASGNSSPGWCIFIYNLGQEADEAMLWQMFGPFGAVVNVKVIRDFNTTKCKGFGFVTMANYEEAAMAIHSLNGYRLDDRVLQVSFKTNKGHK; encoded by the exons ATGGCACTGAGACGTGGACACATCAGGTATCTGAAG gtgtGTGAGGTCCAGCCGTCTCAGAGTGACCTCCAGCTCGCCTCCAAAGGAGCTGCTGTGAAG GAGCTGTATGATAACGACTTCACGGAGCagatgatggaggaggaggactctAGGACCAACCTGATCGTGAACTACCTGCCTCAGAGCATGAGTCAGGACGAGCTGCGCAGTCTGTTCAGCAGCGTCGGAGTCGTGGAGTCTGCCAAACTGATCCGGGATAAAGTAGCAG GCCACAGTTTAGGTTACGGCTTTGTTAACTTTGTTAACCATAGTGATGCAGAGAGGGCTATCAGTACCCTCAATGGCCTGAGGCTACAGTCTAAAACTATCAAG GTTTCGTTTGCACGACCAAGTTCAGACATGATCAAGGATGCAAACCTGTACATCAGCAGTTTGCCCAGAACTGTGAGTCAGCAGGACCTGGAAGACATGTTTGCTCCTTTTGGACGCATCATCAACTCAAGAGTTTTGGTGGACCAGGCTTCAG GTCTATCTCGAGGCGTTGCCTTCATTCGCTTCGATAAGCGAGCTGAGGCTGAGGACGCCATCAAGCACCTGAACGGACACGTGCCCCCTGGCAGCTCTGAGCCAATCATTGTTAAATTTGCAGCCAATCCCAATCAAGGCAGGAACTCTCCGATGATGTCACAGGCATACCACGGCCAATCACGTCGCTTTGGAGGTCCGGTCCatcaccaggcacacaggttcAG GTTTTCACCAATGAGTGTTGACCATATGAGTGAAGGGGGAGGAGCTTCTGGGAACTCCTCTCCTGGTTGGTGCATCTTCATCTACAACCTGGGTCAGGAGGCAGATGAGGCCATGCTGTGGCAGATGTTTGGGCCGTTCGGTGCCGTCGTCAACGTGAAGGTGATCCGAGACTTCAACACCACCAAGTGCAAAGGCTTTGGCTTCGTTACCATGGCGAACTACGAGGAGGCTGCCATGGCAATCCACAGCCTGAATGGGTACCGGCTGGACGACAGAGTCCTCCAAGTGTCCTTCAAAACCAACAAAGGACACAagtaa
- the LOC107388743 gene encoding ELAV-like protein 1 isoform X2: MALRRGHIRYLKVCEVQPSQSDLQLASKGAAVKELYDNDFTEQMMEEEDSRTNLIVNYLPQSMSQDELRSLFSSVGVVESAKLIRDKVADVLCSWTVGGALDWQIKVSFARPSSDMIKDANLYISSLPRTVSQQDLEDMFAPFGRIINSRVLVDQASGLSRGVAFIRFDKRAEAEDAIKHLNGHVPPGSSEPIIVKFAANPNQGRNSPMMSQAYHGQSRRFGGPVHHQAHRFRFSPMSVDHMSEGGGASGNSSPGWCIFIYNLGQEADEAMLWQMFGPFGAVVNVKVIRDFNTTKCKGFGFVTMANYEEAAMAIHSLNGYRLDDRVLQVSFKTNKGHK, encoded by the exons ATGGCACTGAGACGTGGACACATCAGGTATCTGAAG gtgtGTGAGGTCCAGCCGTCTCAGAGTGACCTCCAGCTCGCCTCCAAAGGAGCTGCTGTGAAG GAGCTGTATGATAACGACTTCACGGAGCagatgatggaggaggaggactctAGGACCAACCTGATCGTGAACTACCTGCCTCAGAGCATGAGTCAGGACGAGCTGCGCAGTCTGTTCAGCAGCGTCGGAGTCGTGGAGTCTGCCAAACTGATCCGGGATAAAGTAGCAG ATGTGTTGTGTTCCTGGACAGTAGGGGGCGCTCTCGACTGGCAGATAAAG GTTTCGTTTGCACGACCAAGTTCAGACATGATCAAGGATGCAAACCTGTACATCAGCAGTTTGCCCAGAACTGTGAGTCAGCAGGACCTGGAAGACATGTTTGCTCCTTTTGGACGCATCATCAACTCAAGAGTTTTGGTGGACCAGGCTTCAG GTCTATCTCGAGGCGTTGCCTTCATTCGCTTCGATAAGCGAGCTGAGGCTGAGGACGCCATCAAGCACCTGAACGGACACGTGCCCCCTGGCAGCTCTGAGCCAATCATTGTTAAATTTGCAGCCAATCCCAATCAAGGCAGGAACTCTCCGATGATGTCACAGGCATACCACGGCCAATCACGTCGCTTTGGAGGTCCGGTCCatcaccaggcacacaggttcAG GTTTTCACCAATGAGTGTTGACCATATGAGTGAAGGGGGAGGAGCTTCTGGGAACTCCTCTCCTGGTTGGTGCATCTTCATCTACAACCTGGGTCAGGAGGCAGATGAGGCCATGCTGTGGCAGATGTTTGGGCCGTTCGGTGCCGTCGTCAACGTGAAGGTGATCCGAGACTTCAACACCACCAAGTGCAAAGGCTTTGGCTTCGTTACCATGGCGAACTACGAGGAGGCTGCCATGGCAATCCACAGCCTGAATGGGTACCGGCTGGACGACAGAGTCCTCCAAGTGTCCTTCAAAACCAACAAAGGACACAagtaa
- the LOC107388743 gene encoding ELAV-like protein 1 isoform X3, producing the protein MIKDANLYISSLPRTVSQQDLEDMFAPFGRIINSRVLVDQASGLSRGVAFIRFDKRAEAEDAIKHLNGHVPPGSSEPIIVKFAANPNQGRNSPMMSQAYHGQSRRFGGPVHHQAHRFRFSPMSVDHMSEGGGASGNSSPGWCIFIYNLGQEADEAMLWQMFGPFGAVVNVKVIRDFNTTKCKGFGFVTMANYEEAAMAIHSLNGYRLDDRVLQVSFKTNKGHK; encoded by the exons ATGATCAAGGATGCAAACCTGTACATCAGCAGTTTGCCCAGAACTGTGAGTCAGCAGGACCTGGAAGACATGTTTGCTCCTTTTGGACGCATCATCAACTCAAGAGTTTTGGTGGACCAGGCTTCAG GTCTATCTCGAGGCGTTGCCTTCATTCGCTTCGATAAGCGAGCTGAGGCTGAGGACGCCATCAAGCACCTGAACGGACACGTGCCCCCTGGCAGCTCTGAGCCAATCATTGTTAAATTTGCAGCCAATCCCAATCAAGGCAGGAACTCTCCGATGATGTCACAGGCATACCACGGCCAATCACGTCGCTTTGGAGGTCCGGTCCatcaccaggcacacaggttcAG GTTTTCACCAATGAGTGTTGACCATATGAGTGAAGGGGGAGGAGCTTCTGGGAACTCCTCTCCTGGTTGGTGCATCTTCATCTACAACCTGGGTCAGGAGGCAGATGAGGCCATGCTGTGGCAGATGTTTGGGCCGTTCGGTGCCGTCGTCAACGTGAAGGTGATCCGAGACTTCAACACCACCAAGTGCAAAGGCTTTGGCTTCGTTACCATGGCGAACTACGAGGAGGCTGCCATGGCAATCCACAGCCTGAATGGGTACCGGCTGGACGACAGAGTCCTCCAAGTGTCCTTCAAAACCAACAAAGGACACAagtaa